A genomic window from Pannonibacter sp. XCT-53 includes:
- a CDS encoding FKBP-type peptidyl-prolyl cis-trans isomerase encodes MLKRIAAALLSIFLALPAAAEELQMKDLTVGTGEEADVGMTVTVHYTGWLMDGTKFDSSLDRGQPFSFTLGERRVIAGWEQGVVGMKVGGKRELIIPPELAYGERGAGGVIPPNATLKFEVELLGVKSKSFSELTNDKLKERMAAGATVIDIRTPQEWQETGVIAGVNLVTFFDPAGQVNPGFGAELQKLVDDPSKELILICRSGNRSSVLAKYLADNIGFTNVGHVTEGMIGWTQAGGPVEAPKLPENCWLC; translated from the coding sequence ATGTTAAAGCGAATTGCGGCAGCCCTGCTGTCGATCTTCCTGGCGCTTCCGGCCGCAGCAGAGGAGTTGCAGATGAAGGATCTGACCGTGGGCACGGGAGAGGAAGCCGATGTCGGCATGACCGTGACCGTGCATTACACCGGTTGGCTGATGGACGGCACCAAGTTCGATTCCAGCCTCGACCGGGGCCAGCCGTTCAGCTTCACCCTGGGCGAGCGCCGGGTGATCGCGGGCTGGGAACAGGGCGTGGTCGGCATGAAGGTCGGCGGCAAGCGCGAGCTGATCATTCCGCCGGAGCTGGCCTATGGCGAGCGCGGCGCCGGTGGCGTCATCCCGCCGAATGCGACGCTGAAGTTCGAGGTCGAGCTGCTGGGCGTCAAGAGCAAGAGCTTTTCCGAGCTGACCAACGACAAGCTCAAGGAACGAATGGCCGCCGGTGCCACCGTCATCGACATCCGCACGCCGCAGGAGTGGCAGGAGACCGGCGTGATCGCCGGGGTCAACCTGGTCACCTTCTTCGACCCGGCCGGACAGGTGAACCCGGGCTTCGGGGCCGAACTGCAGAAGCTGGTCGATGACCCGTCGAAGGAACTGATCCTGATCTGCCGTTCGGGCAACCGCAGCTCGGTGCTGGCCAAGTACCTGGCTGACAACATCGGCTTCACCAATGTCGGTCACGTCACCGAAGGCATGATCGGCTGGACCCAGGCCGGTGGCCCGGTCGAGGCGCCGAAGCTGCCCGAGAACTGCTGGCTCTGCTGA
- a CDS encoding adenylate/guanylate cyclase domain-containing protein, whose amino-acid sequence MAKPEMRTPPGKGPLIQQIRLWSGLILFVFATGHFLNHALGNVSVDWAQTMQDMRLAIWWTWPGTVLLYGALLVHVGLALYRIASRRTFRMPAWEAVQLLLGLAIPYLLIRHILMTRGAVVRYDAVMDYQHELSVLWPGSGLTQSLLLVIVWLHGCIGIHYWLRLKPWYPNWRGTLLTIAVAVPILSVTGWINGARRLVLEGQYMLKVTPQQTAELQVLADAGRIVFFALVLLAIAISLLRQFGGLGRRPITVHYLGEKSVRARPGPTLLEISRMKGVPHMSVCGGRARCSTCRTLIVSGASDLPAPGTTEQQVLQRIHAGKNVRLACQVRPAADLVVRPLLHGGTMVPREGLQDRYRWGTEQPVVVMFVDLRGFTSLSEGRLPFDVVFILNRYVDSVVRVIRKHDGMIDKVMGDGIMALFGVESGMAAGSRSALAAIVDLADELKRVNRDLAAQLSAPLRIAVGLHGGAAILGRIGLDGRNGVASGLTALGDVVNVASRLEGVAKEQNALAAISLDVLTASGAALDPFLPLLKVPIRGRTAPLDVACPASPGPILAALDRASAA is encoded by the coding sequence ATGGCCAAGCCGGAGATGCGCACCCCGCCGGGCAAGGGCCCGCTGATCCAGCAGATCCGCCTGTGGTCAGGGCTGATCCTGTTCGTCTTTGCCACCGGCCATTTCCTCAACCATGCCCTCGGCAATGTCTCGGTCGACTGGGCCCAGACGATGCAGGACATGCGCCTTGCCATCTGGTGGACATGGCCCGGCACCGTCCTTCTCTACGGTGCGCTGCTCGTCCACGTCGGCCTTGCGCTGTACCGCATCGCCAGCCGCCGCACGTTCCGCATGCCGGCCTGGGAGGCTGTCCAGCTGCTTCTGGGGCTGGCCATCCCCTATCTCCTCATCCGCCACATCCTCATGACCCGTGGCGCCGTGGTCCGCTATGACGCGGTGATGGACTACCAGCACGAGCTGTCGGTGCTGTGGCCGGGGTCGGGCCTGACCCAGAGCCTGCTGCTGGTGATCGTCTGGCTGCACGGCTGCATCGGCATCCACTACTGGCTGCGGCTGAAGCCCTGGTATCCGAACTGGCGCGGCACGCTGCTGACCATCGCCGTTGCCGTTCCGATCCTGTCGGTGACCGGCTGGATCAACGGCGCCCGCCGCCTCGTGCTCGAAGGCCAGTACATGCTGAAGGTCACCCCGCAGCAGACGGCCGAGCTGCAGGTGCTGGCGGATGCCGGCCGCATTGTCTTCTTCGCGCTGGTGCTGCTGGCCATCGCCATCTCGCTGCTGCGCCAGTTCGGGGGCCTTGGCCGCCGTCCGATCACGGTGCATTACCTCGGCGAGAAATCCGTGCGCGCCCGCCCCGGCCCGACCCTGCTCGAAATCAGCCGGATGAAGGGCGTGCCGCACATGTCGGTATGCGGCGGGCGGGCCCGCTGCTCCACCTGCCGGACGCTGATCGTCTCCGGCGCCAGCGACCTTCCGGCCCCCGGCACGACCGAGCAGCAGGTGCTGCAGCGCATCCACGCCGGCAAGAACGTGCGCCTCGCCTGCCAGGTGCGCCCGGCGGCCGACCTGGTGGTGCGGCCGCTGCTGCATGGCGGCACGATGGTGCCCCGCGAAGGCCTGCAGGACCGCTATCGCTGGGGCACGGAACAGCCGGTCGTGGTGATGTTCGTCGACCTGCGCGGCTTCACCTCGCTGAGCGAGGGACGCCTGCCCTTCGACGTCGTGTTCATCCTCAACCGCTATGTCGACAGCGTGGTGCGGGTGATCCGCAAGCACGACGGCATGATCGACAAGGTGATGGGCGACGGCATCATGGCGCTGTTCGGGGTCGAGAGCGGCATGGCCGCAGGATCACGCTCGGCCCTGGCGGCAATCGTCGATCTCGCCGATGAACTCAAGCGGGTCAACCGCGACCTCGCGGCACAGCTGTCGGCGCCGTTGCGCATCGCTGTCGGGCTGCACGGCGGTGCCGCCATCCTCGGGCGGATCGGCCTCGACGGACGCAACGGCGTGGCTTCCGGCCTGACGGCGCTGGGGGATGTGGTCAACGTGGCCAGCCGGCTGGAGGGCGTCGCCAAGGAGCAGAACGCCCTGGCCGCGATCTCGCTGGATGTGCTCACGGCCTCCGGCGCGGCCCTGGATCCCTTCCTGCCCCTGCTCAAGGTGCCGATCCGGGGACGCACGGCACCACTTGACGTTGCCTGCCCGGCCAGTCCCGGACCGATCCTGGCCGCGCTCGACCGTGCCTCGGCCGCCTGA
- a CDS encoding ABC transporter permease — MIGFALRRLAQGLGVMLAVALIAFTLFRFVGDPVHQMTGIETSAADKAALRTELGLDDPVVVQFGRFVVRAATFDFGTSYQFRQPVADLFAKRLPATLELAFTSALLALALGIPMGIYTALRPQTWLARLILSLSLAGISLPTFFIGMLLIFVFAVSLQWLPSFGRGEVVALGSWWTTGFLTSSGLKALVLPAVTLALYQMTLVTRLIRAEMLEVIRADYIRFAQARGLPDRLVHFRHALKNTLVPVVTITGLQLGSIIAFATITETVFQWPGMGLLFLQAVQNADIPIMAAYLMLTALIFVTINMIVDLLYALIDPRLRVPA; from the coding sequence ATGATCGGGTTTGCGCTCCGGCGGCTGGCGCAGGGCCTCGGCGTGATGCTGGCCGTGGCGCTGATCGCCTTCACGCTGTTCCGCTTCGTCGGCGATCCGGTGCACCAGATGACCGGGATCGAGACCTCGGCAGCCGACAAGGCAGCGCTGCGGACCGAACTGGGCCTGGATGATCCCGTGGTGGTCCAGTTCGGCCGTTTCGTCGTCCGTGCGGCCACATTCGATTTCGGCACCTCCTACCAGTTCCGGCAGCCCGTCGCCGACCTCTTCGCCAAGCGCCTGCCTGCAACCCTGGAACTGGCCTTCACCTCGGCGCTGCTGGCCCTCGCCCTCGGCATTCCGATGGGCATCTACACGGCGCTGCGGCCGCAGACCTGGCTGGCCCGGCTGATCCTTTCGCTGTCGCTTGCCGGGATCTCGTTGCCGACCTTCTTCATCGGCATGCTGCTGATCTTCGTCTTCGCCGTCAGCCTGCAGTGGCTGCCAAGCTTCGGCCGGGGCGAGGTGGTGGCGCTGGGAAGCTGGTGGACCACCGGCTTCCTGACCTCCTCGGGGCTCAAGGCCCTGGTGCTGCCCGCGGTGACGCTGGCGCTCTACCAGATGACGCTGGTCACCCGGCTGATCCGGGCCGAAATGCTGGAGGTGATCCGCGCCGACTACATCCGCTTCGCGCAGGCCCGCGGCCTGCCCGACCGGCTGGTGCATTTCCGCCATGCGCTGAAGAACACCCTGGTGCCCGTGGTCACCATCACCGGCCTGCAGCTCGGCTCGATCATCGCCTTCGCCACCATCACCGAGACCGTGTTCCAGTGGCCCGGCATGGGCCTGCTGTTCCTGCAGGCGGTGCAGAACGCGGACATCCCGATCATGGCCGCCTACCTGATGCTGACGGCGCTCATCTTCGTCACCATCAACATGATCGTCGACCTGCTCTATGCGCTGATCGACCCGCGCCTGAGGGTGCCGGCATGA
- a CDS encoding D-Ala-D-Ala carboxypeptidase family metallohydrolase: MRIRPVATRALLVSVLLLTSGCGTVSGITGLGWMTSSSDLVAYNDTEWCVPRSLKKVLNRVADRFGRVTVHSTKRWWLENWWKGGASNSYHLECKAVDFTVRGDPAAVVAFLKAQPEVGGYKRYAYGHYHIDTGPRRTW; encoded by the coding sequence GTGCGTATCCGGCCTGTTGCCACAAGGGCCCTGCTCGTGTCGGTGCTGCTGCTCACCAGCGGCTGCGGCACCGTGTCCGGCATCACCGGCCTCGGATGGATGACCTCGTCCTCCGACCTCGTGGCCTACAACGACACGGAATGGTGTGTTCCCCGCAGCCTGAAGAAGGTCCTGAACCGGGTGGCCGACCGCTTCGGCCGCGTCACGGTGCATTCCACCAAGCGCTGGTGGCTGGAAAACTGGTGGAAGGGCGGAGCCAGCAATTCCTATCACCTGGAGTGCAAGGCCGTGGACTTCACCGTGCGCGGCGATCCGGCGGCGGTTGTCGCCTTCCTCAAGGCCCAGCCCGAAGTGGGGGGCTACAAGCGCTACGCCTACGGCCATTACCATATCGACACCGGTCCCCGCCGGACCTGGTAG
- a CDS encoding ABC transporter substrate-binding protein translates to MVSAPARAETLKYAYQGPLNQLDPYSLNETFTLATLSNVYEGLVRRNERLEIEPALAERWELISPTHWRFHLRKGVKFHNGNDFTADDVVFSAERVRAKGSDLATRLGPTVRVEAVDAHTVDFLLDAPNPILHSEWETWLIMDREWTEANNAVAVTSASDTVANHAALAANGTGPFRIVSHEPGVRTVFEPHSGWWDVALHNLTRVEFTPVASDATRVAALLSGELDMIFPVPVQDVKRVEETDGTRALIGPELRTIYIGMDQRRAELGHASVKGKNPFRDVRVRKAVYQAIDIEAIRSKIMRGMSTPAALLISPYLFSRAGEFERWPHDPAAARALLAEAGYPEGFELVMDCSNDRYVNDEAICQAVAQMLTKVGIRTRVNAEPKAKYFGRVLASGGFDTSFFMLGWTPGSFDSWNVLANLATCRDDAGKGGAFNVGGYCNETVDALATQILSENDKATRDELIAKAFRILHEDVAYIPLHQQGLAWGVTDRLSVAQRADDQFLFRFVTKN, encoded by the coding sequence ATGGTCTCCGCGCCCGCCCGGGCGGAAACGCTGAAATATGCCTATCAGGGACCGCTGAACCAGCTTGACCCCTACAGCCTCAACGAGACCTTCACGCTCGCCACGCTGAGCAATGTCTACGAGGGCCTGGTCCGGCGGAACGAGCGGCTGGAGATCGAGCCGGCCCTGGCCGAACGCTGGGAGCTGATCAGCCCGACCCACTGGCGGTTCCACCTGCGCAAGGGCGTGAAGTTCCACAACGGCAACGACTTCACCGCCGACGACGTGGTGTTCTCGGCCGAGCGGGTGCGGGCCAAGGGCTCGGACCTCGCCACCCGGCTCGGACCGACGGTCCGGGTCGAGGCGGTGGACGCGCACACGGTCGACTTCCTGCTCGATGCCCCCAACCCCATCCTGCATTCGGAGTGGGAAACCTGGCTGATCATGGACCGGGAGTGGACCGAGGCGAACAACGCCGTGGCGGTCACCTCCGCCTCCGACACGGTCGCCAACCACGCCGCGCTCGCCGCCAACGGAACGGGACCGTTCCGCATCGTCAGCCACGAACCCGGGGTGCGGACCGTGTTCGAGCCCCATTCCGGCTGGTGGGACGTGGCCCTGCACAACCTGACCCGCGTCGAGTTCACGCCGGTCGCCTCCGACGCGACCCGCGTGGCAGCGCTGCTGTCCGGCGAGCTCGACATGATCTTTCCCGTGCCGGTGCAGGACGTGAAGCGGGTCGAGGAAACCGACGGCACCCGGGCCCTGATCGGGCCGGAGCTGCGGACCATCTACATCGGCATGGACCAGCGGCGCGCGGAACTCGGCCATGCCAGCGTGAAGGGCAAGAACCCGTTCAGGGACGTGCGCGTGCGCAAGGCGGTCTACCAGGCAATCGACATCGAGGCGATCCGTTCAAAGATCATGCGCGGCATGTCGACCCCGGCCGCCCTGCTGATCTCGCCCTACCTGTTCAGCCGCGCGGGCGAGTTCGAGCGCTGGCCCCATGATCCGGCAGCCGCCCGGGCGCTGCTGGCCGAGGCCGGCTATCCGGAGGGCTTCGAGCTGGTGATGGACTGCTCCAACGACCGCTATGTCAATGACGAGGCGATCTGCCAGGCCGTTGCCCAGATGCTGACCAAGGTCGGCATCCGCACGCGGGTCAATGCCGAGCCGAAGGCAAAGTACTTCGGCCGGGTGCTGGCCTCCGGCGGCTTCGACACCTCGTTCTTCATGCTGGGCTGGACGCCCGGCTCCTTCGACAGCTGGAACGTGCTGGCCAACCTGGCCACCTGCCGCGATGATGCCGGCAAGGGCGGCGCCTTCAATGTCGGCGGCTATTGCAACGAGACCGTCGACGCCCTGGCCACGCAGATCCTGTCGGAAAACGACAAGGCCACCCGCGACGAGCTGATCGCCAAGGCCTTCCGCATCCTGCATGAGGACGTCGCCTACATCCCGCTGCACCAGCAGGGCCTGGCCTGGGGCGTGACGGACCGGCTGAGCGTCGCCCAGCGGGCCGACGACCAGTTCCTGTTCCGCTTCGTCACCAAGAACTGA
- a CDS encoding heavy metal translocating P-type ATPase, translated as MASHRATTAPTVTLDITGMTCGGCAARLQRALAAADGVSGATVNLALERATITLRRQMSPAPLIELVEKAGFQARLHDAPGKAAREDRERVEAAQRADERRTLLLLVLATLLTLPLVLPMVLMPFGLHWMPSPLVQLLLATPVQVLVGARFYRGAARALASGGANMDVLVALGTSAAFGYSLYRVFVPGGAGHLYFEASAVILTLVLMGKLLEVRAKRSTSAAVRALAALRPETANRMVGEDVETVPLADLRLGDRVLVRPGERVPVDGTILAGTSELDEALITGESLPVTRTVGDWATAGTVNGSGALQLDVGALGEDTMLARIIRLVEGAQASRAPVQKLVDQVSAIFVPVVLLLAALTFAGWWAMAGDVDAALSSAVAVLVIACPCALGLATPTALVAGTGAAARAGILIRDIEALEVAHRLKVVAFDKTGTLTEGRPVVTDIVAFDKDSNRLLSVAASAQLASEHPLAHAMVAAARARNLPLAAPKEFEAVPGQGLVAVIGGHALAIGNEALMDQLRIDRFTADQLRRTFEADGKTSVIVALDGRAVGVIAMADELRPTARGALDALKAQGIRTAMVTGDTEAVARTVAARLGLDDVRASVRPEGKAAAIASLREAAGGPVAMVGDGVNDAPALAAADIGIAMGSGADVAMEAAGITLMRSDPLMVAEAISVSRATFAKIRQNLFWAFAYNVIGIPLAAFGLLSPALAGAAMALSSVSVVTNASLLRRWRPGAG; from the coding sequence ATGGCTTCGCACCGCGCGACGACTGCTCCGACCGTAACGCTCGACATCACCGGCATGACCTGCGGCGGCTGCGCTGCCCGCCTGCAGCGCGCGCTGGCGGCCGCAGACGGGGTGAGCGGGGCAACGGTCAACCTGGCGCTCGAGCGCGCGACCATCACGCTGCGCCGTCAGATGTCCCCTGCACCGCTGATCGAGCTGGTGGAAAAGGCCGGCTTCCAGGCCCGCCTGCATGACGCGCCGGGCAAGGCCGCGCGCGAGGACCGGGAACGCGTCGAAGCGGCCCAGCGCGCGGACGAACGCAGGACCCTGCTGCTGCTGGTGCTCGCCACCCTGCTGACCCTGCCGCTGGTGCTGCCGATGGTGCTGATGCCCTTCGGGCTGCACTGGATGCCGTCGCCGCTTGTCCAGTTGCTCCTCGCCACGCCCGTGCAGGTCCTTGTCGGTGCCCGGTTCTACCGGGGCGCCGCGCGGGCCCTGGCGAGCGGAGGCGCCAACATGGACGTGCTCGTGGCCCTCGGCACCTCGGCCGCCTTCGGCTACAGCCTCTACCGCGTCTTCGTGCCGGGCGGCGCAGGTCACCTCTACTTCGAGGCCTCGGCCGTCATCCTGACGCTGGTCCTCATGGGCAAGCTGCTGGAGGTGCGCGCCAAGCGCTCGACCTCGGCAGCCGTGCGGGCCCTGGCGGCGCTGCGGCCCGAGACGGCCAACCGCATGGTCGGCGAGGACGTGGAGACGGTGCCCCTGGCCGACCTGCGGCTCGGCGACCGCGTGCTGGTCCGCCCGGGCGAACGCGTGCCGGTGGACGGCACCATCCTGGCCGGCACCAGCGAACTGGACGAGGCGCTGATCACCGGCGAGAGCCTGCCCGTGACCCGGACCGTGGGCGACTGGGCCACCGCCGGCACCGTCAACGGGTCCGGCGCGCTGCAGCTGGATGTCGGCGCGCTGGGCGAGGACACGATGCTTGCCCGCATCATCCGCCTCGTCGAAGGCGCACAGGCCTCCCGCGCGCCCGTGCAGAAGCTGGTCGACCAGGTCTCGGCGATCTTCGTCCCGGTCGTGCTGCTGCTCGCCGCCCTCACCTTCGCAGGCTGGTGGGCGATGGCCGGCGATGTCGATGCGGCGCTGTCGAGCGCGGTCGCCGTGCTGGTGATCGCCTGCCCCTGCGCGCTCGGTCTTGCCACGCCGACCGCCCTCGTTGCCGGCACCGGGGCTGCCGCCCGCGCCGGGATCCTCATCCGCGACATCGAGGCGCTGGAAGTGGCGCATCGGCTGAAGGTGGTGGCCTTCGACAAGACCGGCACCCTGACCGAGGGGAGACCGGTGGTGACCGACATCGTCGCCTTCGACAAGGACAGCAACCGCCTGCTCTCGGTGGCCGCATCCGCCCAGCTCGCGAGCGAACACCCGCTGGCCCATGCCATGGTCGCCGCGGCGCGCGCGCGCAACCTGCCGCTGGCGGCGCCGAAGGAGTTCGAGGCCGTGCCGGGCCAGGGTCTGGTTGCGGTGATCGGCGGCCACGCCCTCGCCATCGGCAACGAGGCCCTGATGGACCAGCTCAGGATCGACCGGTTCACCGCAGACCAGCTGCGACGCACCTTCGAGGCGGATGGCAAGACCAGCGTGATCGTCGCGCTGGACGGCCGCGCCGTCGGGGTCATCGCCATGGCCGACGAGCTGCGTCCGACCGCCAGGGGGGCGCTGGACGCGCTGAAGGCCCAGGGCATCCGCACCGCAATGGTGACCGGCGACACGGAGGCCGTTGCCCGGACGGTCGCCGCCCGGCTCGGCCTCGATGACGTGCGCGCAAGCGTCCGCCCCGAAGGGAAGGCGGCGGCGATCGCAAGCCTGCGCGAGGCGGCCGGCGGCCCGGTGGCGATGGTTGGCGACGGCGTCAACGATGCACCGGCCCTGGCCGCTGCCGACATCGGCATCGCCATGGGATCGGGCGCGGACGTGGCCATGGAGGCGGCCGGCATCACGCTCATGCGCTCCGATCCGCTGATGGTGGCGGAGGCGATCTCGGTCTCGCGCGCGACCTTCGCCAAGATCCGGCAGAACCTGTTCTGGGCCTTTGCCTACAATGTCATCGGCATTCCGCTGGCCGCCTTCGGGCTGCTCTCACCGGCGCTGGCCGGCGCGGCGATGGCGCTGAGCTCGGTCTCGGTCGTCACCAACGCCAGCCTGCTGCGACGCTGGCGCCCCGGTGCGGGCTGA
- a CDS encoding ArsC family reductase translates to MIVYGIKNCDTVKKARAFLDAAGVAYRFHDYKKDGVDPEVLRQVTETFGWEQVLNRRGTTWRKLPEEEQAGVRDAASALALMLAQPSVIKRPIVVAARRTLLGFDPVSWETALEMGEFA, encoded by the coding sequence ATGATCGTTTACGGCATCAAGAACTGCGACACGGTGAAGAAGGCCCGCGCCTTTCTGGACGCGGCCGGCGTCGCTTACCGCTTCCACGACTACAAGAAGGACGGCGTCGATCCGGAGGTCCTGCGGCAGGTGACGGAGACCTTCGGCTGGGAGCAGGTTCTCAACCGCCGCGGCACCACCTGGCGCAAGCTGCCGGAGGAGGAGCAGGCGGGGGTGCGCGACGCGGCCTCGGCCCTCGCCCTGATGCTGGCCCAGCCGTCGGTGATCAAGCGTCCGATCGTCGTCGCGGCCCGGCGCACGCTGCTGGGCTTCGATCCGGTGTCCTGGGAAACCGCGCTGGAGATGGGCGAGTTCGCCTGA
- a CDS encoding ABC transporter permease yields MTARKIRAGLAERLQRLTASDVWSAVRRSPTALLAATVTLLFVAAALFAPLIAPQDPFDLATISVLDARLPPLWMDGGDARFLLGTDDQGRDILSAILYGLRVSLAVGLTAVAIAATAGIAIGLAAGYAGGWADAALMRLADVQLTFPAILIALLIDGALHGLVGRPDDATPAFVVLVLALSLSFWVQYARTVRGATMVEKTKDYVLAARIMGLPAPLILLRHILPNVLGPVLVIATINLAVAILTEATLSFLGVGMPPTEPSLGTLIATGNDFLYGGEWWIALFPGGALALLVLAVNLLGDVLRDALNPKLR; encoded by the coding sequence ATGACGGCCCGGAAGATCCGCGCCGGGCTGGCAGAGCGGCTGCAGCGTCTGACCGCAAGCGACGTCTGGTCGGCGGTGCGCCGTTCGCCGACCGCCCTCCTGGCGGCCACCGTGACGCTGCTGTTCGTGGCCGCCGCCCTGTTCGCCCCGCTGATCGCGCCGCAGGACCCCTTCGACCTGGCAACGATCAGCGTGCTCGACGCGCGCCTGCCCCCCCTCTGGATGGACGGCGGCGATGCCCGCTTCCTGCTCGGCACCGACGATCAGGGCCGCGACATCCTCTCGGCCATCCTCTACGGCCTCAGGGTCTCGCTCGCCGTCGGGCTGACGGCCGTGGCCATCGCCGCGACTGCCGGTATCGCCATCGGCCTTGCGGCCGGCTATGCCGGCGGCTGGGCCGACGCGGCGCTGATGCGCCTCGCCGACGTGCAGCTGACCTTCCCGGCCATCCTGATCGCCCTGCTCATCGACGGCGCGCTGCACGGGCTCGTTGGCCGGCCGGATGACGCGACCCCGGCCTTTGTCGTGCTGGTCCTGGCGCTGTCGCTGTCCTTCTGGGTGCAGTATGCCCGCACGGTGCGCGGGGCGACGATGGTGGAGAAGACCAAGGACTATGTGCTTGCCGCCCGGATCATGGGCCTGCCGGCACCGCTGATCCTGCTGCGCCACATCCTGCCGAACGTGCTCGGCCCGGTGCTGGTGATCGCCACGATCAACCTGGCCGTCGCCATCCTGACAGAGGCCACCCTCTCCTTCCTCGGCGTCGGCATGCCGCCGACCGAACCCTCGCTCGGCACGCTGATCGCCACCGGCAATGACTTCCTCTATGGCGGCGAATGGTGGATCGCGCTGTTTCCGGGCGGCGCGCTGGCGCTCCTCGTGCTGGCGGTCAACCTGCTCGGCGACGTCCTGCGCGACGCGCTCAATCCGAAACTGAGGTAG
- a CDS encoding dipeptide ABC transporter ATP-binding protein, producing MALLEIDALRIEFPTRDGVFVAVDGVSLSLQPGEILGLVGESGAGKSTVGSAVIGLLPAPGHIAGGRIHLSGTRIDTLPDPERKALRGRRIGMIFQDPQTALNPLETVGAQLVETIRVHLPLGRAEARTRAADLMTAVGIPDPQTRLDQYPHQFSGGLRQRAVIALALAAGPDVIIADEPTTALDVSIQAQILALLKDLCAQRRMGMLLITHDMGVIAGTTDRVAILHHGRLVEEGPTAEVLGRPRHPYTRSLVAAVPRTDLRLARFPVPGSSASDAGAARRIDLSTHWLGQGSSRAARGAGETGVTGKTGETGKTGETGETPLLEVDAVSLDFAARARLFGRRGASITAVRSVSLRIAPGESYGLVGESGSGKSTLARLIAGLHRPDTGRIRLAGEDLHAPRSRPAQLALQRQMQMIFQDPYSSLNGRMRVRDIIAEPIRFHRLAASGAETDRIVDDLLDHVGLGAAAGRRFPHSFSGGQRQRISIARALASRPRFLICDEPTSALDVSIQAQILNLLKDLQAELGLTLLFISHNLAVVRQMCDRVGVLRQGELCEEGPVDQIFSRPQHAYTQHLLSLMPPLTLLARPETLTGPE from the coding sequence GTGGCACTGCTCGAGATCGACGCCCTGCGCATCGAGTTTCCCACCCGCGACGGCGTGTTCGTGGCCGTGGACGGGGTGAGCCTGTCTCTGCAGCCGGGCGAGATCCTGGGTCTTGTCGGCGAAAGCGGTGCCGGCAAGTCGACGGTCGGCAGCGCGGTGATCGGGCTTCTTCCCGCCCCGGGGCACATCGCCGGCGGCCGCATCCACCTGTCCGGCACACGCATCGACACCTTGCCCGACCCCGAGCGCAAGGCGCTCAGGGGCCGGCGCATCGGCATGATCTTCCAGGACCCGCAGACCGCGCTGAACCCGCTGGAGACCGTCGGGGCGCAGCTGGTCGAGACGATCCGCGTGCACCTGCCGCTCGGTCGCGCCGAGGCCCGCACACGCGCGGCCGACCTGATGACGGCGGTCGGAATCCCCGATCCGCAGACCCGGCTGGACCAGTATCCGCACCAGTTCTCCGGCGGCCTGCGGCAGCGCGCGGTGATCGCGCTGGCGCTCGCCGCCGGTCCGGACGTCATCATCGCCGACGAGCCGACCACGGCCCTGGACGTGTCGATCCAGGCGCAGATCCTGGCGCTCCTGAAGGACCTCTGCGCGCAGCGCCGCATGGGCATGCTGCTGATCACCCACGACATGGGCGTCATCGCCGGCACCACAGACCGTGTCGCCATCCTGCATCATGGCCGCCTCGTCGAGGAGGGGCCGACCGCCGAGGTGCTCGGGCGGCCGCGTCATCCTTACACGCGCAGTCTCGTGGCCGCCGTGCCCCGCACCGACCTGCGGCTGGCGCGGTTTCCCGTGCCCGGGAGCAGTGCGTCTGATGCAGGGGCAGCCCGGCGGATCGACCTGAGCACCCACTGGCTCGGTCAGGGGAGCAGCAGGGCAGCCCGAGGGGCAGGCGAGACAGGCGTAACGGGAAAGACGGGCGAGACGGGAAAGACGGGCGAGACCGGGGAAACGCCGCTTCTGGAGGTCGACGCGGTGTCGCTGGACTTCGCTGCCCGGGCACGGCTGTTCGGACGCCGGGGCGCGTCGATCACGGCGGTCAGGTCGGTCTCGCTGCGCATCGCACCGGGAGAAAGCTACGGACTGGTGGGCGAGAGCGGGTCCGGCAAGTCGACACTGGCCCGCCTGATCGCGGGGCTGCATCGCCCGGACACCGGGCGGATCCGTCTGGCCGGAGAGGACCTGCATGCCCCGCGCAGCCGGCCGGCGCAGCTTGCGCTGCAGCGACAGATGCAGATGATCTTCCAGGACCCCTATTCGTCGCTGAACGGGCGCATGCGCGTCCGCGACATCATCGCCGAGCCGATCCGCTTCCACCGCCTTGCGGCCAGCGGCGCCGAGACGGACCGGATCGTCGACGACCTGCTCGACCATGTCGGGCTGGGCGCAGCGGCCGGGCGGCGCTTCCCGCACTCCTTTTCCGGAGGCCAGCGCCAGCGAATCTCCATCGCCCGTGCGCTCGCCTCCCGCCCGCGGTTCCTGATCTGCGACGAACCGACCTCGGCGCTGGACGTGTCGATCCAGGCGCAGATCCTGAACCTGCTGAAGGACCTGCAGGCCGAACTGGGCCTGACGCTGCTGTTCATCAGTCACAATCTGGCCGTCGTCCGGCAGATGTGCGACCGCGTCGGGGTGTTGCGCCAGGGGGAGCTGTGCGAAGAGGGGCCGGTCGACCAGATCTTCAGCCGGCCTCAGCATGCCTATACACAGCACCTCCTGTCACTGATGCCGCCGCTGACGCTGCTGGCAAGACCGGAGACGCTCACCGGACCGGAATGA